The nucleotide window CGAAATAAATATATGTTCTTAGATCCTCACTTATCTAATGGTTTTAGATTTGTTGTTAGGTTGGAATTCTACAAGTCCCAGGTTTTAAAATCAGTTACAAATTGTTAATAGGGTGATTAAATTAGACCGCCGGTTATTTCCGGTTGTATAAGGTTtgccaaaattttgaatatgatatagatattttcacattttatattttatatcaattttgatatttttggtaaatatataatatattgaattataAGTAAAAGAATATtccattttctttattattgCTATTATTTtgcttttcatttctttttgtctttttttgcTTGTGAATTGTGACGTGTCTgatcaaaaattattttcacaaattttatatttttatattttcctatCTTTTTCTTCTACATGTTACAACTAGGTGtcttgcccgcatatgcgggcttaatcgtttaacaaatatttattagtttattttttattaattcaaaaaccatcataataacttattatttatgttttcaaaaaaattaaatcaaacatatatatatatatatgacaaaaatctaattaaatatatatgtttaattaaaatttattaaagataacattgactttaaccactgaatttaatataattgttttatagtttatttttaaattttataattgaaaaatatgttttaagataacaacacaatatataagacttatcttattttttaaaaaagttaatattattaataaaaattcgtttttggttatataattaatatataaaattcattaagggtattatagatattaagctctctaacttttaacgtgagagctcgattccaaaaatttactttgcaaataatagtataataattaattaaaatttattaaagataacattgactttaaccactgaatttattataattgttttatagtttatttttaaattttataattgaaaaatatgttttaagatataacaacacaatatataagacttatcttattttaaaaaaagttaatattattaataaaaatacgtttttggttatataattaattatatataaaattcgttaagggtattatagatattaacctctctaacttttaacgtgagagctcgattccaaaaatttacttcgcaaataatagtatagatatctaTATACTTGTGTAGaccataataatttttaattattatatagaatttttattaaaacttaacagaaaaaaaaatatctttgaatTGTGTTTAGTTCGGTTGAATTTAACTTGTTTGGTTCAACTAGCACTAGCACTACAAATTGTTGTTGGAACATTTTGATTCGTTTTATGTCTTTGACTCTATGAGAATCTATTTCCGTGTAGGATTTGCCGACAATTTTTgacaattttaattaaaaaaaatagctgCAAACCTAAAAAGTATTGCCTGCCTTATTTTTCTCGTATATTGAATCAATATGTTTACACACACCTCTATAGAATAATGTTAGCTTCTGATCTAGTTTCGAAATATGCCCACACAGGTCAATGGGTGCAACCGTGCAGCAAATGACAAGCCGTGAAACTACCAAAAAGCCTATTTCGTTTAGAGAGTTAAGGGGCAGTCTCGTAATAAGTACTAGAGTTAAGAGAAAGTTGGATTTATCGCCATGGACCATGGTTAAGCTTAGTGACCAAGGttaacttttttatttgatttgattttttcatTTAGTTTCTCGTAAAGTTTGATGAAGTTTGACTCGTTCACCACATCACCACTAGTCTACCTCATAACTTTGTACTTACTAGTCCTTTTTTACTGCCGTGATTTGaacataattttctttttaattatgattttaaaaaatagttatattaaGCTTACAAGATAATataaccaattttcaaaaaaaaaaaaaatcaagaagacAAACTATTTTAATAGTGTCTTAAGTTGTGTTGATGCCTCATGTACTCGGTCATCTGGAAACTAGTGTCTttagataaatatttgttataatAATTGATGGaagatttttacaaaaaaaaataaaataattgatggAAGAACAGTTTTTAAAGAagtaatttagtaaaaaaattatttatttattttaaaagagaaaaagttcACTAAAAATTCTGATCTTTATTTAAcattaaatttcttaaaattatatatttaaacttcATTTTTGTTGACCGATCCGTTCAAGAAGCACTAAATGTTAACAATTAAATCGATTTAACGTTGACTGTTCTTTGTCAACGAAATGAGatagtataaaatttaaaattaaaatgactTAAATAGAAATGGAAGAGAGAAGACAGTTAACTTTTTGTGTTCCATTAGAAAGAACAAATATGTCAATGATACTGTCATGTTCATGTATATTAATCATTGGGCTTTTAGAGAAAAATGGGGTAAATATAGTAAGAGAGAGGGTCAATTAATTTCCAATGGGAACCGAACCAACCACTGCTCTTCAGAACAAAAAcattggaaagaaaaaaaaagcgaaGAGCAAGGGCATCTCTATTcctactccatttttttctctaaaatggagtaaaagtgaatatggagtaaagAATGTTTAAACCCAATTCCATATCTcatttcataataaaatttactccataaataaagtaatctatttgtttgttcatcactccattatgaaATGAGAAATAGAATAAGATTAAAACAATTTTACACTATTTACACttttattccattttaaaagaaaaaatgaagttttacatTAAATATGCTCTAACACTCCCATTCGTCACCCTTTTATTACCTACTTAATGACGAATTAGTTAATCTATTTCGTTGGTAATTAAGGTGTAACTATATGTTTACCTTGGAGTAGTAATTAAAAAGAGGGGCATTTATGTAGAGCATTTAATTGGAACACTATATTAACCCTCCTTCATCCGTAATGTCTAGAGAAGATAAAACAAATTCAAGTGCATTTATCTCGATCTTTTTGGATTCGCTTTAAGAGTTAAGTCTCGTACgaacatattttaaaacaagTCGAATAAAACACTTGAAAAAAATTTGGGGATGAACATAGTTTGTTAGACTCTCCATAATTGGTTCTCCAGCAAGTTAAGAGAGATGTTGGTATTTGTCAGTAAAACAgtaaaataaacttttttattaTCTTGGAACTTTAGGACGTAATATTATGTAAACTATATAAGATAACATATTGAAATTGATGGGTATTTAAATCTGAAACCACATAACATAGTCTAGCGATAGTGGGCCAGTAGTACCGGTATGTATCTATTGAACCAGTAGTTTATTGTACCAGTAGTTGCGATTTTCATTCATAACCTGAGAATGCTTTTGAAAACCTGTATCGTACCAGTACAGGTTTTTGAAAACCTGAGAATGCTTTTGAAAACCTGAGAATGCTTTTGAAAACCTGAGAATGCTTTTGAAAACCTGTAACCTGAGAATGATTTTTATTGTACCAGTACCACACTTCTCTACCAACTCCAGTATCCATCGTTCTATCAAAACCTGAGAAGGCTTTTGAAAAGAACTAGTTGATGTCTTTATAATTATCAAGTCTGACTATTCAATCTGATtaataacaacaataaagaGCTCACAGCTTACAGAAGAAAGGTAAATAGCTTTCTCAAAAGGCAATAGGGTACAACACACCGACAAACTTAAATTATTGCCTTATACTTATTTAAGAAACAAAGGAAAGTGATACGCTAGTACAAGATTTGGTAATTATGTGACATAATAGTAGAAAGATCTGAAGTACATATATCTATTAAAAGAGTTAAAAAGTAATGTATCACCAAGAGAAAGGGCTAGCTCCTTGCAAGAACACTTCATTTTCCACATCTTTTACCCTCTGGCAAACCTGATTGCATATCTTTATCGCCATCGCCTGCCACACAAATTCATCATTAGAAACAAGCAAAGCCCTATCGATGTCATAACGATCCCATTTTGCAAGTTTCTCATGGCATTTAGCAATTTGTTTTTGAGTATTCAAAGCTAAAAAATATCTCACCTTGTCTGCAAGTGGGTCAAAAGCTGCATAGAGTTCAAAATCTGGTGTGACCCAACATAGAAGAGCTGAAATcatcacaacaaaaaaaactttttgtcAGTTCGCAGCAAGAAGATTTTTCGTATTTTTGTTGAAATTCATACTTACTGTAATTTTCATCTCGTCTATATTGAGTTTTGTGGGGTCCCAATCCCTTCTCATGCATTGAAGCATAGACTTTCTGGTATGCTCGATATAGACTGCGACATAACCACATCAGTAACTTCttcatttcaaatattttacaaTTTGGTTAGCGTAATAATCCCATGTGAGAATCATGACTTTACCTTTTCTGTTGTCTGTGGCTAGTTACTGGAGGTGAGAACTCGGATGAAACGTACTGATCTAAATATATACTCCGGTACATGAAATGCCAAAGTCCAAAGGGACCTCCTGTTCCCAAGGATACACCTGTATCTTGTCTCTGATTAGAAGAAGATGATTGTTTCTGTCGAAGCAGGCGGTCTATTGGCAAATCCTCAACCCGCATTCCACCTTCCGCGATTGATCTTTGAACCGTGCCTAGAATATTTGACTTAAGAAGAACAGCCTCAATGCGAATCCTAACACATACAAGTTTGTGGACTTCAATACAGTCACAAATATATTCAAGTATGAAAGCGATTTGTACCTGCAATCTTTGAGATGATGGAAGGCCTCTGAACGTGTGGTAAGCAAAATTACATATGTATCATCCTACATTACAGTTATGTTACGTTGATATATCACTACTGTTCGATGAGTTTGGAAAGCTCTATACATATTACAAGTATTAAAATGTGACTCACGTCGAAGAAGTGCACATAGGCATGCAAAAACGCATGAGGGTTGTATCTTGGTAGGCAGATTGGCGAGAAAGATTCTGATGTCCTGCTACCAGAGAAGTAGTGAGATGAAACAAATGTTTGGTTCACTGTGGGTATATGGACAGAACATTTAGCACTTGCCTGAATGATTCTGATGACATGATGAAGTTTGAGAGTAGTAGCAAGTCATCTGGATGGAGAGATGCTTTCTGTGCACCAGCAAGACTGATAACCTGCAAGTTAAAACACAGTCATCAACTATGATGGCCTTTACAGGCTGAAATATTTTGATCTGTTGGACAAGGGCTTCTACCTTGTGTCTGTACATTAGTAGTGCAAACAATACACTAGACGCGCAAACATCTTGCAATATTGTCCCCGTAGCTTGCCTTAACGCATACGGAAGGGGAAGACAAGTGTAGGCATGAAGAAACGTAGCTGGATTCctaaaaattttttaaaaaatcatctcCAATATTGTTAGAACTGTTTCTACCTAAAGCTTAGCGGCGGACAGTTTTATAGATTTGGAAAGGACAATAAACAGACTCGCAGCATTCTAATAAATCTTAGAGGCTTGTATGCTTAACAGTTAACATAGACATCGTAGTATATACTTTGATAATAATGTGAAAGGAATTTGACTTATAATAACTCAGAGACAAACCAACCAGTTAAACGAATGGACAAGAGATGAGAAGACAGCATCTGTCCCTCCAAGCAAGGGTGCCATGTCGAACTTCGCATTCTTCTCAAAACATCTGTCTATTGAATTTGTTAAAATGAGTATCATCTGCATCAGTAACATTACATTTCATCATTTCAACACGagaaagttttaaaacaaaGGAAACAGAGCAGCAGAAATCAGATGTTACCTGACCATATAGAAGATCCAGCTGCCCCCTTAAATATTCATACGTTTCATCTGTACAGCTGATGCAGACCAGGTATATTGGCCCCTTCACCAGAAAGACAACCTGAATTTGACCATCCATACACATGACTTACTCTCAATAACAATAATAACATAACTGAACAAAACAttttgttcaaatcaaaccatatATGCTGAAAGAAACGGAATGAGCATTCCACTCATTCGGACTAGAAAAGACAACAAAATTCAAAGGATAAAAAAGAAATTCTTCACTTATTTATACATTCCCATTGAACTCTATACACCTAAGCTAATACAGACACTACCGCCtaacaataaaaaattgattACGCAAGGAGTTATAAATACCTGGTGTTTTCCTGCCTTGACTAAATTGACACGGTCGCCACTGAAGAAACAATAGGTTAGGCATGAAACCAtaaagacaaaaaataaaaaataacaataataattgtACCCGTTCTCAACAAAAGAAATAATAGCTTGAAGAGTAGCTGAAAAGCCAGCAAGCTTATGTTCATCTCCGTATCTGaaagataataataaaaaagagaaagttCAAGAAGAGAGAGTaacgaatttaaaaaaaaaaaaaaagaaggaaggaAAAACCTGGAATAAATGGGCTTGCCGGAGTGACTCAAAATGAAGAAATGTTTCTTCCTCTTTCTCCATGACATGGAACCATCGTCCTGCAAAGAAGCTTCCGATCATAAAACATTGATTGAGCTGCAAATGCTCTGCTTGGACTGTTATTGAACCGAGCTAAGCTAAGCTACTACATCAATTCAAACTCACCTCCTCCACGTGGCGTTTCCCAGGCAACCACGCGGCTTCATCCGCATTGCCTTCCCGAATCTCACCACCCTCGCCGCCGCTGCTCCCTCTCTCCCCATCGTATCCGCTGCTCGTCGGACTCGGCGGCTCCTCCCCCGCCTCCATTTCAACCACTACTTCCTCTTCACGCACTGAAGAACCGTTGGCCGGTacaacctcctcctcctcatcatcatcatcatcatcatcatcgccGGTAAAATCGGTGTGGCTTCCGTCGGAGACTTCGCTTGGCTGAGACAAATTCAGCGACTCTAACAGACTTTGAACGCGATCGGAGCTCGTATCGGGATCGGAGCTAGGGTTCGGATCGGCGAAATCGGTGCCggaagaagaaggagaggaGCTCGAATCTGAAGTCGCCATTGCGGAGGAATCCTTTCAGGGAAGAGAGAGCTGAGAGGAGATTAAAACGGTCTCCTCCAGCGGCAAGTCGCGTTGTCGTCCATTGAGAATATGATTCACGTTTCATCACCAACAACTGATCCAGATTTTTAGTCGGATATATTTGACCCGCTTAGTGACCCGTTGGGCTCCCTACTTTGTATGGGCCTTAATAGTGAAAACCGAAAACCAATTACAGTGGCTCCGACTGGTGACTAGTATTAGAGTTGAATTATAATATGATTTGTTGTTTGATGTAACTTGtagtaaaaaatatgtggtAAAAACTGTAAGTTTATGTGGTAAGTTTtgcactaaaaataaaaattatcattttattaaaacttatgactggtaacatttttgatgtATCAGTTGCAATATGAGTTCCGAATAAAAGAATTGAATAtataaacagaaaaatataatttttcttattaagctatttttaaaataaataaaaataaaaataaaatttattttaaataagtataaaattttgaaaattaattttctgtatatattattttctaaatattataataactactaataatatttattataatatcaataataaaaacatgaaaatttataataccaTTTTGCAagtgaaaatgaaattttttttgcaatCAAGAAGAAGTTGACAGAAGAAAATAGACCTTGAGCTTTTGGGTTTCAAAGTGACGTGATACCACCACGTTTTTCACTTTttgtaaaatgtttattttttttaaaactatcaATTAAATTTGTAATTCAACTTCTAAAACATGGAATTTTGGTTGATGTAGGTTTATGTTTTGAGTTAGCATTTTTATAAAGGGTTTAAGTCAAAATTGTAACTCAACTACAATACATCTTAAATCAAACTTAAAATCAAAAACTTAGATTTAATGCAtgattggtaacatttttgagtTACAAGCTTAACTCAAACTTAATCAACTCTACCACATGTCACCAATCAAAGCCAGTATTCATGTCTCACTACTTTTGCTTCTTGGGTTTGGCTCATTCAATTTAGTTAatttaggtgatgattgtttgtgTGGTTtctagattttagattttggtttttagtttttagtttttggtttttagattttagattttggtttttggattttagattttgcagtagattttggttttttgaaaaacatgaatggtgactttagattttggtttttagtttttggttttggctttTAAagcaataaaatgaaaaaaattattaatagtaaaatatttaatctggacatagtaaatataaaatatccttatcaaaacacacataagcttattttaaaataaataaacagcaaacacaaaaaatattattgtgtTGTAAACATAAACTTAAAAATTTAATTCTATGTGTAGAATTTAACTCTATATGCAATAATTTTTTGTGTAAAACTttagaattaaataattattgataaataatatttacaaatttaaattaaaaattaacaaaaattaacaatatttctACAATTGCGGAAAATATAAGTCTACACATATGGTATAATACATAATAATAGTTACAGTATATTTTATGaataaagtaaaatttaattatattttaaaaacaatggcaaaaaataaactttattaaaatattttacattaatattaattgaaaatattttaaaacacagTAGTAATTAAAGTGTGACAAAATATTATGCTTTAGTTAACAACTTTAATTAATGACATTTTTGTAAAATACaactttaattaattttatataaaatgtatggTACAAAgattaaaacattaataaattaacttatctttataaaattttaattgtttctatAAGTAGTGAAGATATAACTCCAATTGCTTAGAAAAGTGATGATGTTTTACGTTTATTTTGTGGGCTTTGCAGAATGATAAGTGTATGTCTTATATACTacaattttatctaaaattaataatatttttaaaaaatacttttatggTTTTTGCTCGTGAGAAACCAAGAAAAAAGAGATTTTGGTTTCTAAgtaaaaaaaggtaaaatgaaTCAGAAACTagtttccctagaaaataggaAAACTAGTTTCACTAGTTTCTTTTATCACGACagcataaaagaaaaagaaaaccctTTTTTTACACCACCGGCAACATgttttaaatcttaaaatttGTGGCTGGGAGGAACAGAAGATTTGGAGAGAGACGTGACAGATTTACATACTAAAagtaattttattgttataacTGATGATAGTTTGTggcttataaaaaaaaagggtcGACGACCTATTTCCACACCATAACTATCATATAGTAACAGATCCATACAAACTTTCAACCTCGTCATAATTAGACACAATTAAACTATCTCAACTTATTTCCACCCAATTTTAAAGATCGAAACTCGTTTCCACACAAACGAAGATTGAGGTTGGTTTTGATGGTTTATAACGTTAACCGATATTAAACCCGATGGTATCGGTTGATATTGGTACGACGCGACCCAGACGAAGATCCAACTTAAAATCGAATAGTATCCGACCCGAACCACTATTAGTCTTCTCCACATCGATTTTCCCTTTTGGAACCCtagaatcaaaaaaaaaaagagaacaaaacagAGTGAGAAACCCAGAAAAGATGAGTAACGAATCTGGAAATTCGAGTGGAACCTCTGCCGGTCGAGCAAGAGGTAGGGTCGTTTGTGTGCCAAAGAGATGTTGGTGTGGGGAATTGGTGGTGTCGTTGATGTCCAAGTCTACAGCAAATCCTTACAGGAGATACTATCGATGTGCATTTGCGGCTGAGAAAAGGGTTAGTTTACCCTTTATATGAACGCCATTGTTCATGTTCATGTGTGGGTTAATAGAATCAAAAAGTATAAAGTGACAGACCTTATGTCTTTGTTTGTAGCTGAGTAACGATAATCACACATACAAATGGGTTGATGAGGCGTTGGTTGATGAGGCAGAAGCATTGAAAATTCAATTAGGCAGACTTGAGCAGACAATTGTTCATGAGCGTGCAGAAGAAGAGAGACAGAAGTTTGCAGAGTTTGAAATGAAGTTAGAGACAGAGGTTTTTAACAGAATGGAAGATGTCATTACTCAAGCCAAATGGGAGATCAACCGGAGTAGGGATGTAGAACTCACCATGTTTCTTCAGTTTCGACGGCTGGAACCAACCGGAGTAGGGATGGCGTGGCTTAATCTTCTGTTTCAATGGCGCTTCTTTTCGTCGCGAGAGAGACAACGACATACATGatttgggatttttttttttaattctaggGTTTCCGGGTCGGGTTAGAGGGTTTAATTCGAAATTTGGGTTAACTGATCCTTTATATCGGTTTACCCTTTCTAATCGGGTCATTTTGGTATAATTAGGTTAACTATTGGTTAACGTTTTATTCAAAGCCTAATTAACCAACAGTAAACCGTTTTGTGTGGATTTTAGATCATTTCTTAATTTTGTGTGGAAACGAGTTTCGATCTTTAAAATTGGGTGGAAATAGGTTGAGATAGTTTAATTGTGTCTAATTATGACGAGGTTGAAAGTTTGTGTGGATCTGTTACTATATGATAGTTATGGTGTGGAAATAGGTCGTCGACAGAACAAATCAACTGCAGTTAAATGTGCAGACGCATGCTTTGTCTTTTATCCTGTCTTTTGTCTTGTCTCTTACATTCGCACACTCGCCTGTTTCATGTAACCATTTCCACTTCAAAGCGCACTGAAATAAACACACCAGAGGTTGGCAGCTTTCTTCTCCTACTATATAATCAAGACATAGTTGTTCTCCTTGCGTTTCCTTTGTTACCATtcctaaaataaatattcaaaacataacTTCAGTTTTTGAAAATCTCAACGTGGGGATAAAAGTGCTATATAAAAACATGGAAAATATTATATGTGTTGAT belongs to Brassica rapa cultivar Chiifu-401-42 chromosome A07, CAAS_Brap_v3.01, whole genome shotgun sequence and includes:
- the LOC103829738 gene encoding vacuolar fusion protein MON1 homolog isoform X1; this encodes MATSDSSSSPSSSGTDFADPNPSSDPDTSSDRVQSLLESLNLSQPSEVSDGSHTDFTGDDDDDDDDEEEEVVPANGSSVREEEVVVEMEAGEEPPSPTSSGYDGERGSSGGEGGEIREGNADEAAWLPGKRHVEEDDGSMSWRKRKKHFFILSHSGKPIYSRYGDEHKLAGFSATLQAIISFVENGYNYYCYFLFFVFMVSCLTYCFFSGDRVNLVKAGKHQVVFLVKGPIYLVCISCTDETYEYLRGQLDLLYGQMILILTNSIDRCFEKNAKFDMAPLLGGTDAVFSSLVHSFNWNPATFLHAYTCLPLPYALRQATGTILQDVCASSVLFALLMYRHKVISLAGAQKASLHPDDLLLLSNFIMSSESFRTSESFSPICLPRYNPHAFLHAYVHFFDDDTYVILLTTRSEAFHHLKDCRIRIEAVLLKSNILGTVQRSIAEGGMRVEDLPIDRLLRQKQSSSSNQRQDTGVSLGTGGPFGLWHFMYRSIYLDQYVSSEFSPPVTSHRQQKSLYRAYQKVYASMHEKGLGPHKTQYRRDENYTLLCWVTPDFELYAAFDPLADKAMAIKICNQVCQRVKDVENEVFLQGASPFSW
- the LOC103829738 gene encoding vacuolar fusion protein MON1 homolog isoform X2 — protein: MATSDSSSSPSSSGTDFADPNPSSDPDTSSDRVQSLLESLNLSQPSEVSDGSHTDFTGDDDDDDDDEEEEVVPANGSSVREEEVVVEMEAGEEPPSPTSSGYDGERGSSGGEGGEIREGNADEAAWLPGKRHVEEDDGSMSWRKRKKHFFILSHSGKPIYSRYGDEHKLAGFSATLQAIISFVENGGDRVNLVKAGKHQVVFLVKGPIYLVCISCTDETYEYLRGQLDLLYGQMILILTNSIDRCFEKNAKFDMAPLLGGTDAVFSSLVHSFNWNPATFLHAYTCLPLPYALRQATGTILQDVCASSVLFALLMYRHKVISLAGAQKASLHPDDLLLLSNFIMSSESFRTSESFSPICLPRYNPHAFLHAYVHFFDDDTYVILLTTRSEAFHHLKDCRIRIEAVLLKSNILGTVQRSIAEGGMRVEDLPIDRLLRQKQSSSSNQRQDTGVSLGTGGPFGLWHFMYRSIYLDQYVSSEFSPPVTSHRQQKSLYRAYQKVYASMHEKGLGPHKTQYRRDENYTLLCWVTPDFELYAAFDPLADKAMAIKICNQVCQRVKDVENEVFLQGASPFSW